CCAATGTACAGCGTGCCGCTCCGTCTGCTGGCCAGGATGTAAACGCAGAACTGCTTGTCCATAGCGCCAAACGCCAAACTGGATTCCCGCTTTCGCGGGAATGACGGCCATAACACCGAACCACGTTACCCACAAATCTGTCGCGCACCCCCGGTTGTGGTCCAGGGCCACGGCAAAGTCCGCAACGGAGATTTCGAGAAGTGAAGTGGTGATGGAATCAGCGGAGATTCCCCCTTTGAAAAGGGGGATCGAGGGGGATTTGTCCCAATGACTCCGCATCAAATCCCTCCTGACCTCCCTTTTTCAAAGGGAGGGACCTGTTGCTGTGGCGACGCGATGGCCCCGAAACCCTCCGTGAACGATTTCGCCGTGACCTGGGTTGTGGTCGAGTCTTGCAAGTGCTGCCGGCGGCAGCGCTGCGGGCCGGGCTAGGCGGGGTGAAGTTCACCGCCGCCGGTGTAGGCGTCGTGATGACCCAGATCGGCCAGTTCGGCGAGAACGTCGCCGTGACACGGCTCGGGGGCGCAGTCGCATCCGAGCGCCATGCCGCGCAAGGCGCGCAGGTCGCGCAGCAGCAACGGCTGGCGGATCAGCCACTGGCGAAACTTGTCCACTACTTCCGCGCGCGAGCCATCGCGGCCGATGTGAAAGGGGCTTCCCCACTTCGACGGGCGGCCGATGAACACGTCCGCCGGTTCGCGCCGGCAATGCACCACCCGCGTCTTCGGCCGTGGTTCGGAGGGCATCCGCCGCGTCGCGTCTCGCCACGCCGCCTCGAAGGCCTGGTGGTATTCCTCGGGGTTACGCACCCAAGCCATGGGCAGCGAGCGGAAGCGCGCCGCCGCTTCGACTTCGCGGGCGGCCGCGCTGAAGCCGGCGAAGTACGCCAGCGGCGGCTCCAGATTGCTGACGTACGCGGTGTAGGTCGGATCGACAATGCGCCCCTCCATCTCACACCAGCCGTGTTCGACCACCAGCGGATGGCTCTTGTTCACGACGATCCAACCTTCGACGTACACGGCGTAGTCGCCCAGCAGGTGCACCGCGCGCGCCGCATTCCACCAGCAGCGGCGATATTGCGCGCGCACACGGCGGGCAATCATCGAGGAGGTCTCACGATCCAACTCCGGTGCTACGGAGTGCATACGGGGCGGGAAGTTAGCGATTTTCCCCACCGTTCGTCAATGGCGCTGGGCAGGTTTTTTTCACCGGCCGCCGGCCAAGCCGAAACCGGCTCAGAACCGGTGGGCCGCCGCGACATCCCCCCGACCGAGGGGACGTCGGGCTAGGCCGTCTGCGCTGCCCGCGCCGGGGGGCGCTCGCGGTACGCGCTCACCAAGCGGCGCAGCTCGTCGCCGTCGAGCACCTCGGCAACCATGAGTTGCTGCGCCACCTGATCGAGCAGTGGGCGCCAGTCGGTGAGAATCGTGCGCACCCGCGCATGCGCGCCTTCGAGGATCTTCTCCACCTCGGTATCAATGGTGCTGGCCTTATCCTCGCTGTAATCCTTGCGCGACAGCAGCGGCGAATCGAAGAAGGGCGAGCGGCGTTCGCGCTCGAAGGTACGCAGACCGAGCACGTCACTCATGCCGTACTGGGTCACCATACTGATGGCGATGTCGGTCGCTTTCTGCAGGTCATCCTGCGCCCCGGTTGATATATCGCCGAAGACCACCTCTTCCGCCACGCGCCCGCCGAGTAGCACGCACAGTCGATCTTCGAGCTCCGAGCGGGTCATCAGGTAGCGGTCCTCCGTGGGCAGCTGCTGGGTATAGCCGAGCGCACCGATCCCGCGCGGGATGATGGAGATCTTGCGCACTATATCCATGCCGGGCAGCGCGGTGGCCACCAGCGCGTGGCCGCTTTCGTGGTAGGCCACAATCTCCTTCTCGCGCTTGTTCATCACGCGGGTTTTGCGTTCGAGTCCGGCGATCACCCGATCGATCGCGTCATCGAAGTCGGCCATGGTCACGTAGGCGTGCTCGCGGCGGGCCGCCAGCAGCGCGGCTTCATTGACGATGTTAGCCAAGTCGGCACCGACAAAGCCGGGAGTGCGGGCCGCCACCACGGCGACATCGACGTCGGGCCCGAGTTTGACCGTGCGCGTGTGCACTTGCAGGATGGCCTCGCGGCCGCGCACGTCGGGCCGGTCGAGAGCGACGTGGCGATCGAAGCGCCCGGCGCGCAACAGGGCGGGATCGAGAATCTCGGGACGGTTAGTGGCGGCCATGATGATGACGCCGATGTTGGGGTCGAAGCCGTCCATCTCGACCAGCAGCTGATTAAGGGTCTGCTCGCGCTCGTCGTGGGTGCCGAGCGGATTGATGGCGCGCGACTTGCCGAGCGCATCCAACTCGTCGATGAAGACGATGCACGGCGACTTCTGTTTCGCCTGCTCGAACAGATCACGCACGCGCGCCGCCCCGACGCCGACGAACATCTCGACGAATTCGGAGCCGCTCATGCTGAAGAAGGCCACCTTGGCCTCGCCCGCCACCGCCCGCGCCAGCAAGGTCTTGCCGGTGCCCGGCGCGCCGACCAGCAGCACGCCTTTCGGAATCTTGCCGCCGAGGCGGCGAAATTTCTCGGGTGAGCGCAGGAACTCGACGACTTCCTTTAGTTCCTCCTTGGCTTCGTCGATGCCGGCCACGTCGGCAAACGTAACGCGGGTTTCGCTCTCGACGTAGACCTTGGCCTTGCTGCGCCCGATCGCCATCAGACCCGAGCCCGGGCCGGCCGCGCCGATGCGGCGAAACAGAAATCCCCACACCACCAGAAAGAACACCACGGTGGCGATCCATGACAGCAGGTTCGTCAGCCAGGTGGCGGCAAGCCGGCCACTGTAAGGGATGCGCTGGGCATCGAGGGTCTCGATGAGCTTCGCATCCTCCACCCGCACGGTGCGAAAGTAGTGAGTCTTGCCGCCCCACTGCTGCATCTGGCGCAGTTGGCTCTCGGGCAGAATACCGGCCAGCTCGATGGTAGTCAGTTTACCGGTGATGTAGTCGGGGCTGATCACGACATCGGTCAGCTTGCCCGCGGTCACCAGTTGTTTGAATTGGGCGTAAGTGATCTCGCTGACTTCTTCACGCATCAGGTAGGTATTGAGCAGCAGCAGCACCACCACTGCGGCGACGAAATACCCGATCGAGAATCGAACCCGCTTCTCCATCAGCCGGCCGGCCTACGGCACGCACAACACCGCACAGGGGGCAGCGCGCAACACCTTCTCCGCCGTACCGCCGAACAACAAGTCCTTCAGCGTCGCCGAGGTTCCGCTGCTGCCGATGGCAATCAGATCCACATCGAGGTCGGTGGCGATCTTCAAGATCTCGACGAACGGAATGCCCTCAACCACCATCAACTCGATCTCCGCGCCCTTGTCCTTGCTGAGCCAGACGCGTTCCTCCTCGGCACGCGCCCGCATCTTGGCGACCGCTTCGGCGTAGGTACCGAGGCCGAGCTTGTCGACCCGCGCCGCCAAGTCGGTGTCGATCACGTGCAGGGCGGTGACCTCGCCCTCGGGCGGGCGCAACGTGACCGCCATCTCGAGCGCGCGCAGTGAGCCGGGCGAAAAGTCCACCGGGACGAGGATAGCGTTGAGTTGACGTGCCCTGGTCATAGCGGAAGAACCACGAGTCGAGGCATCATACACAGCGCCGCCCCGCAAGTCAGCCCCGCGGTGATTGCCGGCCGGGGGGTGCCGGTGACGAAGGTTGGCCCGCTCGCTGGCACCGTGCGAGCGGGGGCGTAGCGGAATTTTCTTGACTGCCCGTGGGGCCGATGTTAGCGTCAGTGCCAGACGCAATGCTGTGGTGTTGAGGAAAGGAGCACGGTGAAGGGGCGCGTCAATCGTCTCGATCCTCAGTCTTCGTTTCCGCCATCGTTCTGCTTCCCCATCCGCCGATCGGGCCCGCGCGGCCGCCTGAATCCCACTGCCTTGAATGCGTACGGTGGCGATCGCTATAATTGCATTGTTCGCGGAATCCGATGAGCAGCTGTATCCCCACCGAGCGTCGCATTTCATCTCGGCACCGAGCGAGTATTTCCGATGACGTAAACTGAAGCCAGCAGCCCGCTGACGGGCCAGCCAGCGGCATCTCCCGCACAGGAGGAGCGTAGGCATGGAAAAGGAAAGCGTGAGTTTCGAGCGATTGATCCGAGAAGACCGAGCCGCGCACAGCAGTCGGGCGTGGAAAGGGCGGTTTCTGGACTACCTCGAGTTGCTGAAGGCCGATCCCATCCTTCCCAAGCTGGCGCACGCGCGGCTCCACGACACCATCGTGAAAGCCGGGGCGCGCGACATTCTGGCCAGCGAAGATGCGCGCGTGAAGCGGCTGTTCAAAGACGAGAACGTCAAGGTCTACCACTTCTTCGAGGAGGAGTTCTTCGGCATCGAGAAGACCCTGGCGCAGATCGCGCGCTACTTCCAATCGGCGGCCCTCAAGGGTGAAGAGAGCCGGCAGGTGCTCTACCTCATGGGCCCGGTCGGTTCCGGTAAGAGCTCGCTGGTGGAGAAACTCCAGCGCGGCCTCGAAGAGGCCGAACCGTTCTACGCCATCGAGGGTTGCCCGATGACCGAGGAGCCGTTGCACCTCATCCCGCGCCACCTGCGCCGCGAGTTCGAGAAGATGCTCGGTGTCCACATCGAGGGCGACCTCTGCCCGGTGTGCCGCTTCCGCCTCAAAGAGGAGTTCGGCGAGCGCTACGAGGAGTTCCCGGTCGCGGCGCGCCAGTTCTCCAAGCGCAACCGGATCGGCATCGGCGTGGTCCCGCCCGTGGATCCCAACAACCAAGACACCTCGGTGCTGATCGGCAGCGAGGACATCTCCAAGCTCGATCTCTACTCCGAGGGCGATCCCCGCGTGCTCGACCTCAACGGCGCCATCAACGTCGGTAACCGCGGCATGGTGGAGTTCATCGAGGTGTTCAAGAACGAGACCGAGTACCTCCACGCCATGATCACTGCGACCCAGGAAAAGGTGATCCCGGCCCCCGGGCGCCACGGCATGGTGTATGTCGACACCGTCATCGTTGCCCACTCCAACGAAGCGGAGTGGCAGAAGTTCAAGGCCGACCACACCAACGAAGCCATCCTCGACCGCATCGTGGTGGTCAAGGTGCCCTACAACCTGCGGCTCTCGGAAGAGGTCAAGATCTACCAGAAGATCATCCGCAACTCCGACTTCCGCGCCCATGTCGCGCCCCACACGCTGGAGGTCGCCTCCATGTTCGCCATCCTCTCGCGCCTCGAGCCGACGGCCAAGTGCGACTTGATGACTAAGCTCAAGCTCTACAGCGGCGAGGAGGTGGTCGAGAAGGGGCGGACCAAGAAGATCGACGTGCGCGAGCTGCGCGACGACGCCAAACGCGAGGGCATGGGCGGCATCTCCACTCGCTTCATCATGAAGGCGCTCGACAACGCGCTCTCGGACAACATCGAGGGCAACTGCATCAACCCGATCAACGTGCGCGAAGCCCTCATCAACATGACTAAGGAAGCCGACTTGCCCGACGACACGCGCAAGCAATACCTCGACTTCCTGCAAGACGTCCTGCACAAGGAGTACCTCGACATCTTGGAAAAGGAGATCACCAAGGCCTTCGTGTACTCCTACCAGGAGCAGGCCGAGTCACTGTTCCAGAACTACCTCGACCACGCCGAAGCTTACGTCAACAAGACCAAGGTGAAGGACCGCAACACCAAGGAGGAGCTGCAGCCGGACGAGGGCTTCCTCAAGTCGATCGAGGAGCAGATCGCCATCATCGGCTCGGCGGCCGACGGCTTTCGCCAGGAAGTGATCGCCTATCTGTGGGCGGCCGGCCGCCGCGGCGCCCGCATCAGCTACCGCAGCTACGAGCCGCTCAAGGAGGCGATCGAGAAGAAGCTGATGACCTCGGTGCGCGACATCAGCCGCATCATCACCAAGGCCCGTACCCGCGACGAAGAGCAGAGCGAGAAGTACAACACCATGGTCGAGAACCTGTTGGCCCACGGCTACTGCACCAACTGCGTCGACGTGGTGCTCAAGTACGCGGCCAACAACCTGTGGAAGGACTGAGGCAGCCGGGCGGTAGCGGCGGTGCGGCTCGCCCGCGCCGCCGTTGCTCGCCCGCCCCGCCTGCTGCGAGTGCCCCCGATGACGACGATCTTCCGGCCCTTTCGCCAAGCCGACGCCCAACGCAGTGACCGTGCCGCCGGGGATCGCTTGCGCCATCGCCAGAAGATCCGCCAATCGATCCGCGAAAATATCGCCGACATCATCGCCGAGGAATCCATCATCGGCAAGGACCGCGAGCGGGTCATCAAGGTACCGATCCGCGGGATCAAGGAATATCGCTTCATCTACGGCGAGAACGCACCGGGTGTCGCCCAAGGCAGCGGCTCGACCCAGCCCGGCCAAGTAGTCGGCAAAGCCCACCGCGAGGGCCAGGGCCCGCCCGATCGCGCCGGCGACCGGCCGGGCGTGGACTACTACGAGACCGACGTCAGCCTCGACGAGCTCATCGACATCATGTTCGAGGATCTCGAGCTCCCCGACCTCGAGCGCAAGCGCCTGCGCGAGCTGCCGGCGCCGCAGCTGACCAAACGCAAAGGCTATCGCACCGTCGGCATCCGCGTGCGCCTCGACAAGCGCCACACCGCCCGCGCGCGGCTCAAGCGTCGCCTCGCCACCCATCACGGGCCCTCCCATTTTCCCGGCGACCAGCCGCCGCGGTTTCCCTTCCACGATGATGACCTGCGCTACCGCCACATGGTCGCTGACCTCAAGAAGGAGTCCAACGCCGTCGTCGTCTGCATCATGGACACCTCGGGCTCGATGGACACCATGAAGAAGTACCTCGCGCGCAGCTTCTTCTTCTTGCTCTACCAGTTCATCGTCACCAAGTACCGCAATGTCGAGATCGTCTTCATCGCCCATCATACCGAGGCGCGCGAAGTCACCGAAGGCGAATTCTTCCACAAGGGCGAGTCCGGCGGCACCTTCATCTCCTCCGGCTATCAAAAGGCGCTCGACATCGTAGCCGAGCGCTACCACCCGTCGCTGTGGAACGTCTACGCCTTCCACTGCTCGGACGGCGACAACTTCGACTCCGACAACCCCGCCGCGTTGCGCACCGCTCATGAGCTGGCGCAGGTGTGCAACCTGTTCGGTTACGGCGAAATCAAACCGCTGGGTTCGCGCTACTACGAAAGCTCGATGCTCAATATCTTCCGCCGCCTCGAGGCCGACAACTTCCAGACCGTGTTGATCGAACGCAAGGAAGACATCTGGCCGAGTTTTCGCGCCTTCTTGGCCAAGGACCGCGGCCGGGAACAGTGAAGGCCGAGACCGCCATGGCTGCCCCGTACACCGTCGACGATCTGATGGCATGGGACGAACGCATCCGCGAGCAGGCGGCGGCTTTCGGCCTCGACTGCTTCCCGCAGGAATTCGAGCTCTGCGATCACAACCAGATGCTCGGCTACATGGCCTACTCCGGCATGCCCTCGCACTACCCGCACTGGTCCTACGGCAAGGCCTACGAGAAGCTCAAGACTTTATACGATTACGGCGTCAGCGGCTTGCCCTATGAAATGGTCATCAATTCCAGCCCGGCGCTGGCCTACCTGATGCGCGACAACACGCTCTTGTTGCAGATCCTCACCATTGCCCACGTTTACGGCCACAACGACTTTTTCAAGAACAACGCCACCTTCCGCAGCACCCGGCCCGAGTTCACCATCAGCAGCTTCAAGGCGCACGCTGCCCGCGTCCGCCGTTACATCGAGGACCCCAGCATCGGCCTGGAGCGGGTCGAGCCCATTGTCGATGCCGCCCACGCGCTCTCGTTACAGTGCCGGCGTAATCTGGCGATCCGCAAACGCACCATCGAGGAGGTCCGCAACGACCTCATCGAGGCCGGGCGACCGCCGGCCGATCCATTCCAGCAACTACATCGCCGCCCCAAGCACGTCGAGCCCGACCTGCGCAAGGTCCCGCCCGAGCCGGACGAGGACGTGTTGCTCTTCATCCGCGACCACAATCCCTACCTCGCCGAATGGGAACGCGATCTCATCACCATCGTGCACGAGGAGGCGCAGTACTTCATTCCGCAAATCGAAACCAAGATCATGAACGAGGGCTGGGCGAGCTACTGGCACAAACAGATCCTCGACCACCTCGACCTGCCCGAGGGCTTACAGCTCGAATTCATCGTGCGCCACAACCAGGTGGTGCGGCCGTTCCCCGGCGGGCTCAACCCCTACCACCTCGGCTTCAAGGTCTGGGAAGACATCCGCCGCCGCTACGACGACCCGACCGCTGAGGAACGCGCCGAGATCGGCGATCCCGGCAAGAACGGGCTGCAGAAGATGTTCGAGGTGCGCGAGAGCGATCGCGACGTGTCGTTCCTGCGCCGCCACTTGACCGAGCCGCTGCTGCGCGAGTTGGATCTCTTCGAGTACGAAGCCCGCGGTGACGACTTGGTGGTGAGCAAGGTCGCCGACAGCGAGAGCTGGCGTGACGTAAAGGCGCTCTTGTTGCAAAGCGTCGGCATGGCCACCGTGCCGGTGATCAAAGTCGATGATGCCGACTTCAGCGGCAACCGCACGCTCTATCTCGTCCACGCCCATGACGGACGGGATCTCCTGCTGGAGCATGCCGAGAAGACGCTCGCCTATCTGCATCGGCTGTGGCAGCGCGAGGTCGCCCTCGAAACCCTCGTCGGCGGCAAGCGCACGTTGCTGGCGTACACCGACCGCGGCTTTTCGACCAAGAGCCTGAAGTGAGAACCCGTCAGCGGCCCAACTTCTTGAGCAGCGCCAGCGACGGGGCGAAGAACGTCGCTCCGGTGACGGCGCGGGTGTAATCCGTCAGCTGGTCGTGCAAGCCGTCGCCGGCGACTCCCATCATGCGCGCCAGCATCTTCTCGAAGGTATCGATGGTCTTGTTGTAGGCGATGAAGAAGAGACCGGCCTCGCTCACCGTGCCGTACGGAAAGCTGTGGCGCACGATCTCCAACTCCTCGCCGTTCTCCTCGATCACCACGCGGCTGATGTGAGCGGTGGCGGGCTTGGCCTGCTCGGATAGCTCTTTGCTGTCGCGCTTGCGCCGGCCGATGGCTTCTTCCTGCTCCGGCGTCGGCAGCGCCCGCCACCGCTTGAGATCGTGGACGTAGCGCTGGGTGAACACGAAGCTGCCGCCGGCAAAGACGGGATCCTCTTTGCCGATCAACGCCACGGCGGCGCGCTCTTTGCCCTTCGGGTTCTCGGTGCCGTCGATGAACCCGGTCAGGTCGCGCGAGTCGAGGTAGCGGAAGCCGTGCACTTCGTCCATCACCTCGACCGTGTCGCCCAGCTGTGCCCTGATCCGCATCGCCAGCTCGAAATTGAGGTCGTGGCGCTTGGACAGGATGTGCAAGAGTAGGTCACCGCCGGTGTTCGGTGCGCACCGGTCGCCGGCCTCGATGGCCTTGAACGGCCGCAAGCCCTGCGGCCGCCTTCCGGGCGAGAGTACGCCCCAGAACTCTGGCCCGAAGGCGACCGTGCAGGCCAGCTTGGCGCGCCGGTCGGCGGCTCCCACCTTGGCCACCAGTGACGGCACCGCCGCCGCCACGCGCGAGACTGCACCGGCGTCTTGCGCCTGGTCGCGCACGCGCAAGATCAGAAAGAGCGCGCTGGAGCTGGGCTCGGGTACGATACCAGGCTGCGGCTGCGGCATGTGATGACCTCCCCTCATCGGCAATTCGCGCGTGTGCACGCTGATTCATTGAATCATTGCGCGCGCGAGTCAATGGCGGCGGTTTGCTGTTTGACTGCGCGCAGGTCGCTGTCTACACAGCCAAGGCGAGGATGCGCAAGATGAACGAGCCTGCGCCACGCTTCTGGGAGATCTTCTTCGAGGTCTATGAGGCCCTGCCTCGGCAGGGCCCAGGCAACCGCGCCGGTGCCGTGAAAGCACTCGGGTTCTGCCGAGACTTGCCGTCGGCACCGGCGGTGCTCGACCTCGGCTGCGGCGTCGGCGGACAGACGATTCATCTCGCCCAGCTCACCTCCGGGTCCATCGTCGCCGTCGACAGCCACGCCCGGTTGACCGACCGACTCCACCGGATCATCAACGCGAGCGGCCTAGCCGACCGCGTCAAGCCGATGGTGGCCGACATCGCCCACCTGCGCCTGCCGCCCGAGAGCTTCGACCTGATCTGGTCCGAGGGGGCACTCTACAACATCGGCATCGAGAACGCCTTGCGGATCTGCCGCTCCCTGCTGCGGCCCAACGGCTACGTCGCCTTCACCGACGCCGTCTGGCGGAAGCAGAACCCGCCGCCCGAAGTGCGGGCGAGCTTCGATTTGGAATATCCGGACATGGGTTGGACCGCCGATGTTCTCGCGGCCTTGAAGAAGTGCAAGTTCGAGCTGCTCGGCCACTTCACGATCCCCGACGAGGCCTGGTGGGATGACTTCTATTCCCCCATGCAACGGCGGGTGGAGGAGCTTCGCGGCAAGTACGCCGCCGACGCTGAAGCACTCGCCGTACTCGATCAGATCGGGCGGGAGCCGGAGCTTCATCGCCTGTACTCGCAATACTATGCCTACGAGTTCTTCGTGGCACGCCGCGCCGAGTGATCGCGCACACCCTTGACGCCCACCCCTCCGAATTGGCACCGAATTGCGCGGCGGCGAGGGCGGAGTTGCGACGTAAGCTTTGGAAGCGGGCAAGCTTGCTGGAATTGGCGCCGCGAGTGTCTTCATGAGAGCGGACGCGTTGGGGGTATGGCAAACCGGGCAGTGATGGCGGGGCGAAGTGGTCCTTCGCGCCGGGGGCTCGGGCGACTGGCAGTAGCGGGGCCGCACCGCCTTACGGGCGGCGGAAACCGGGCGGGCCTTGTGGGGGCACGCCTTCGATGCGGAAATCGCTCTTGTCCGGCCGCAACGGCCGGCGCTTTTCGGCTTCGGCCTTGGCCGTTTCTTTCAGATCCAGATTCTTGATGCGGATGCGCAGGTTGTTGGCGCTGTCGGCGTTGGCGAGCGCCTGCTCT
The genomic region above belongs to Deltaproteobacteria bacterium and contains:
- a CDS encoding DUF4326 domain-containing protein; amino-acid sequence: MPSEPRPKTRVVHCRREPADVFIGRPSKWGSPFHIGRDGSRAEVVDKFRQWLIRQPLLLRDLRALRGMALGCDCAPEPCHGDVLAELADLGHHDAYTGGGELHPA
- the hflB gene encoding ATP-dependent zinc metalloprotease FtsH; the protein is MEKRVRFSIGYFVAAVVVLLLLNTYLMREEVSEITYAQFKQLVTAGKLTDVVISPDYITGKLTTIELAGILPESQLRQMQQWGGKTHYFRTVRVEDAKLIETLDAQRIPYSGRLAATWLTNLLSWIATVVFFLVVWGFLFRRIGAAGPGSGLMAIGRSKAKVYVESETRVTFADVAGIDEAKEELKEVVEFLRSPEKFRRLGGKIPKGVLLVGAPGTGKTLLARAVAGEAKVAFFSMSGSEFVEMFVGVGAARVRDLFEQAKQKSPCIVFIDELDALGKSRAINPLGTHDEREQTLNQLLVEMDGFDPNIGVIIMAATNRPEILDPALLRAGRFDRHVALDRPDVRGREAILQVHTRTVKLGPDVDVAVVAARTPGFVGADLANIVNEAALLAARREHAYVTMADFDDAIDRVIAGLERKTRVMNKREKEIVAYHESGHALVATALPGMDIVRKISIIPRGIGALGYTQQLPTEDRYLMTRSELEDRLCVLLGGRVAEEVVFGDISTGAQDDLQKATDIAISMVTQYGMSDVLGLRTFERERRSPFFDSPLLSRKDYSEDKASTIDTEVEKILEGAHARVRTILTDWRPLLDQVAQQLMVAEVLDGDELRRLVSAYRERPPARAAQTA
- a CDS encoding universal stress protein codes for the protein MTRARQLNAILVPVDFSPGSLRALEMAVTLRPPEGEVTALHVIDTDLAARVDKLGLGTYAEAVAKMRARAEEERVWLSKDKGAEIELMVVEGIPFVEILKIATDLDVDLIAIGSSGTSATLKDLLFGGTAEKVLRAAPCAVLCVP
- a CDS encoding serine protein kinase; translation: MEKESVSFERLIREDRAAHSSRAWKGRFLDYLELLKADPILPKLAHARLHDTIVKAGARDILASEDARVKRLFKDENVKVYHFFEEEFFGIEKTLAQIARYFQSAALKGEESRQVLYLMGPVGSGKSSLVEKLQRGLEEAEPFYAIEGCPMTEEPLHLIPRHLRREFEKMLGVHIEGDLCPVCRFRLKEEFGERYEEFPVAARQFSKRNRIGIGVVPPVDPNNQDTSVLIGSEDISKLDLYSEGDPRVLDLNGAINVGNRGMVEFIEVFKNETEYLHAMITATQEKVIPAPGRHGMVYVDTVIVAHSNEAEWQKFKADHTNEAILDRIVVVKVPYNLRLSEEVKIYQKIIRNSDFRAHVAPHTLEVASMFAILSRLEPTAKCDLMTKLKLYSGEEVVEKGRTKKIDVRELRDDAKREGMGGISTRFIMKALDNALSDNIEGNCINPINVREALINMTKEADLPDDTRKQYLDFLQDVLHKEYLDILEKEITKAFVYSYQEQAESLFQNYLDHAEAYVNKTKVKDRNTKEELQPDEGFLKSIEEQIAIIGSAADGFRQEVIAYLWAAGRRGARISYRSYEPLKEAIEKKLMTSVRDISRIITKARTRDEEQSEKYNTMVENLLAHGYCTNCVDVVLKYAANNLWKD
- a CDS encoding DUF444 family protein, which codes for MTTIFRPFRQADAQRSDRAAGDRLRHRQKIRQSIRENIADIIAEESIIGKDRERVIKVPIRGIKEYRFIYGENAPGVAQGSGSTQPGQVVGKAHREGQGPPDRAGDRPGVDYYETDVSLDELIDIMFEDLELPDLERKRLRELPAPQLTKRKGYRTVGIRVRLDKRHTARARLKRRLATHHGPSHFPGDQPPRFPFHDDDLRYRHMVADLKKESNAVVVCIMDTSGSMDTMKKYLARSFFFLLYQFIVTKYRNVEIVFIAHHTEAREVTEGEFFHKGESGGTFISSGYQKALDIVAERYHPSLWNVYAFHCSDGDNFDSDNPAALRTAHELAQVCNLFGYGEIKPLGSRYYESSMLNIFRRLEADNFQTVLIERKEDIWPSFRAFLAKDRGREQ
- a CDS encoding SpoVR family protein, whose product is MAAPYTVDDLMAWDERIREQAAAFGLDCFPQEFELCDHNQMLGYMAYSGMPSHYPHWSYGKAYEKLKTLYDYGVSGLPYEMVINSSPALAYLMRDNTLLLQILTIAHVYGHNDFFKNNATFRSTRPEFTISSFKAHAARVRRYIEDPSIGLERVEPIVDAAHALSLQCRRNLAIRKRTIEEVRNDLIEAGRPPADPFQQLHRRPKHVEPDLRKVPPEPDEDVLLFIRDHNPYLAEWERDLITIVHEEAQYFIPQIETKIMNEGWASYWHKQILDHLDLPEGLQLEFIVRHNQVVRPFPGGLNPYHLGFKVWEDIRRRYDDPTAEERAEIGDPGKNGLQKMFEVRESDRDVSFLRRHLTEPLLRELDLFEYEARGDDLVVSKVADSESWRDVKALLLQSVGMATVPVIKVDDADFSGNRTLYLVHAHDGRDLLLEHAEKTLAYLHRLWQREVALETLVGGKRTLLAYTDRGFSTKSLK
- a CDS encoding Dyp-type peroxidase, whose amino-acid sequence is MPQPQPGIVPEPSSSALFLILRVRDQAQDAGAVSRVAAAVPSLVAKVGAADRRAKLACTVAFGPEFWGVLSPGRRPQGLRPFKAIEAGDRCAPNTGGDLLLHILSKRHDLNFELAMRIRAQLGDTVEVMDEVHGFRYLDSRDLTGFIDGTENPKGKERAAVALIGKEDPVFAGGSFVFTQRYVHDLKRWRALPTPEQEEAIGRRKRDSKELSEQAKPATAHISRVVIEENGEELEIVRHSFPYGTVSEAGLFFIAYNKTIDTFEKMLARMMGVAGDGLHDQLTDYTRAVTGATFFAPSLALLKKLGR
- a CDS encoding methyltransferase domain-containing protein; this translates as MNEPAPRFWEIFFEVYEALPRQGPGNRAGAVKALGFCRDLPSAPAVLDLGCGVGGQTIHLAQLTSGSIVAVDSHARLTDRLHRIINASGLADRVKPMVADIAHLRLPPESFDLIWSEGALYNIGIENALRICRSLLRPNGYVAFTDAVWRKQNPPPEVRASFDLEYPDMGWTADVLAALKKCKFELLGHFTIPDEAWWDDFYSPMQRRVEELRGKYAADAEALAVLDQIGREPELHRLYSQYYAYEFFVARRAE